A window of Oncorhynchus kisutch isolate 150728-3 linkage group LG10, Okis_V2, whole genome shotgun sequence contains these coding sequences:
- the LOC109898483 gene encoding cell death-inducing p53-target protein 1 isoform X2, which produces MSSDPPPPYPGGPSPPLIKEKNGQPAIPGSAVPVSTGPPQGHPLPPDYGPPPYEATLQPGFLPPHVPGDGAMPIPHGGFYPPPGHFGPGQFGPGQFGPGPIQFGPVAGQTAHTVLVPPGTATTVTVLQGEIFQTAPVQTVCHHCQQPIITRINHSVGLMNAVFCLFCFFVGIPPCIPLLACF; this is translated from the exons ATGTCCAGCGACCCCCCTCCTCCCTACCCCGGAGGTCCCAGCCCCCCTCTTATCAAGGAGAAGAATGGACAGCCAGCCATTCCGG GCTCGGCGGTCCCTGTATCGACGGGTCCTCCTCAGGGACACCCCCTGCCTCCAGACTATGGCCCTCCACCCTATGAGGCCACGCTACAGCCAGGCTTCTTGCCGCCACACGTCCCAGGAGATGGGGCCATGCCCATACCACATG GTGGCTTCTACCCTCCGCCAGGTCACTTTGGCCCGGGGCAGTTTGGCCCGGGGCAGTTTGGCCCGGGGCCCATTCAATTTGGGCCTGTGGCAGGTCAGACGGCTCACACGGTGCTGGTACCCCCTGGGACAGCTACCACAGTGACCGTGCTACAGGGGGAGATATTCCAGACAGCACCCGTACAGACTGTGTGTCACCACTGCCAGCAGCCCATCATCACCCGCATCAACCACAGCGTGGGCCTCATGAACGCTGTCTTCTGCCTCTTCTGCTTCTTTGTTGG cataccaccatgcataccactgctggcttgcttctga